Proteins from a genomic interval of Salinivibrio kushneri:
- a CDS encoding sn-glycerol-3-phosphate import ATP-binding protein UgpC yields the protein MATVTLEQMAKTYPNGFKAIHGVDLSVKDGEMIVLVGPSGCGKSTLLRMIAGLEAISSGQLVIDDKKVNDLEPGERDIAMVFQNYALYPHMSVFDNMAYGLKNRGTPKATIQQLVTEVATMLELEHLLDRRPNQLSGGQRQRVAMGRAIVRRPKVFLFDEPLSNLDAKLRVQMRLEIKSLQRKLNTTAVYVTHDQVEAMTLADRLVVLNGGNVEQIGTPLDVYDAPASLFVATFIGSPAMNIVEGQIDSDALSIGKHVLAACQDVDTQSVSVGLRPEHLKVVSADQASFTLAVTLTESLGADLLVYGHITDTDSFITLRLEGHSKVVEGDNLPLTISPDDLHVFDNEQGKRLALNLRQVNHRHVAAI from the coding sequence ATGGCAACGGTAACCCTAGAACAGATGGCAAAGACCTACCCTAATGGGTTTAAAGCCATTCACGGCGTCGACTTATCAGTGAAAGATGGCGAAATGATTGTGTTGGTGGGACCCAGCGGCTGTGGCAAATCAACCTTACTGCGCATGATTGCCGGCCTCGAGGCGATTTCCAGCGGCCAATTGGTCATTGACGATAAAAAAGTGAATGATCTTGAGCCCGGCGAGCGCGATATTGCCATGGTGTTTCAAAACTATGCGCTCTATCCACACATGAGTGTATTCGACAATATGGCCTATGGCCTTAAAAACCGCGGCACACCCAAAGCGACCATTCAACAGCTTGTGACCGAGGTTGCGACGATGCTCGAGCTAGAACACCTGCTCGACAGACGGCCCAATCAATTGTCCGGTGGACAGCGACAACGGGTGGCAATGGGCCGTGCGATTGTGCGTCGTCCCAAGGTTTTTCTCTTTGATGAGCCATTATCCAACCTTGATGCTAAACTACGTGTACAAATGCGTTTAGAAATCAAAAGTTTGCAAAGGAAGCTGAATACCACTGCCGTTTATGTTACCCACGACCAAGTTGAAGCGATGACCCTCGCGGACCGCTTAGTGGTATTGAATGGTGGTAACGTTGAGCAAATTGGTACACCGTTAGACGTTTACGATGCACCGGCTAGCTTGTTTGTCGCCACGTTTATTGGCTCTCCAGCGATGAATATTGTCGAGGGTCAAATCGACAGTGATGCCCTCTCGATAGGTAAACACGTTTTGGCGGCGTGTCAGGACGTTGATACACAATCCGTGTCCGTCGGATTGCGGCCCGAGCATTTAAAAGTGGTATCGGCCGATCAGGCCAGTTTTACGCTTGCAGTCACCTTGACCGAGTCTTTAGGGGCTGATTTGCTGGTTTATGGTCATATAACCGATACCGATAGCTTCATCACACTGCGTTTAGAGGGGCACAGTAAGGTGGTTGAAGGCGATAACCTTCCCTTGACGATTTCCCCTGACGACCTCCACGTATTTGACAATGAACAAGGGAAACGACTGGCTCTTAATCTGCGTCAGGTTAATCATCGCCATGTGGCGGCTATTTAA
- the ugpE gene encoding sn-glycerol-3-phosphate ABC transporter permease UgpE codes for MVERRPWLTVFSHLVLILGVASVALPVWLALTAATHDSSAFVSGVTPLWFGDKGLSVFKEVLTEGTSRELNISVAGMLWNSFLMAMGISIGKLAISILSAYAVVYFRFPGRMLAFWVIFMTLMLPVEVRIMPTFQVIADLNMLNSMSGLTIPLIASATATFLFRQFFMTVPGEMLEAARIDGAGPFKFFKDILLPLSRTNIAALFVITFIYGWNQYLWPILITTDDEYYTIVMSIQRMLSVGDGEVEWNRVMATTLMAMLPPVIVVLGMQKLFVKGLVETEK; via the coding sequence ATGGTTGAACGTCGCCCTTGGCTTACTGTGTTCTCGCATTTGGTGTTGATTTTAGGGGTGGCCTCGGTTGCACTCCCTGTGTGGCTAGCGTTAACCGCTGCGACCCATGACAGCAGCGCCTTTGTCAGTGGTGTCACGCCGTTATGGTTTGGTGACAAAGGCTTATCTGTGTTCAAAGAGGTATTAACCGAAGGGACATCCCGTGAGTTAAATATTTCCGTTGCCGGCATGCTGTGGAATTCATTTTTAATGGCGATGGGTATATCGATCGGCAAACTGGCTATTTCTATTTTATCGGCCTATGCGGTGGTGTATTTTCGCTTTCCGGGTCGGATGTTGGCATTTTGGGTGATTTTTATGACCCTGATGCTGCCCGTGGAGGTGCGCATTATGCCTACGTTCCAGGTCATTGCCGACCTGAACATGCTCAACTCGATGTCGGGACTGACCATTCCACTCATCGCCAGTGCTACCGCGACCTTTTTGTTCCGTCAGTTTTTTATGACGGTCCCTGGCGAAATGCTTGAAGCCGCGCGGATTGATGGCGCGGGCCCGTTCAAGTTTTTCAAAGACATCCTGCTCCCTCTCTCGCGTACCAATATCGCCGCGCTGTTTGTGATCACCTTCATATACGGTTGGAACCAGTACCTTTGGCCGATATTGATCACCACGGATGATGAGTATTACACCATTGTGATGAGTATTCAGCGCATGCTGTCGGTCGGCGACGGTGAAGTGGAATGGAATCGCGTAATGGCAACAACCCTGATGGCCATGCTACCACCCGTGATCGTGGTGCTCGGCATGCAAAAACTCTTTGTGAAAGGCTTAGTGGAAACGGAGAAGTAA
- a CDS encoding glycerophosphodiester phosphodiesterase family protein, which translates to MKIAPQQLCGHRGVAAHAPENTLASISKVREMGLSWVEVDVQLTQDGVPVVFHDHTLLRCTNGTGALKDTALADLQQLDAGGHFSPVFGYERVPTLAAVLAQAHRDALHINLEIKTYPDSDIPALCRAIFACLSASPISTEKVLVSSFSLEALAIVRDEMPELARAILWETIPDNWHEFRDLATFSIHCNYRHLTQDKAKSVKESGLVLKCYTPNEPAEVDTLWAWGVDMMITDDPGKYLTHPC; encoded by the coding sequence ATGAAAATCGCACCACAACAATTATGCGGGCATCGAGGTGTCGCCGCTCATGCACCAGAGAATACGTTAGCGTCTATTTCAAAGGTGCGAGAGATGGGGTTAAGCTGGGTGGAGGTCGATGTGCAATTGACCCAAGACGGGGTGCCCGTGGTGTTTCATGACCACACTTTGTTACGTTGCACGAATGGGACAGGGGCGCTAAAAGATACCGCCTTGGCAGACTTGCAGCAGCTTGATGCAGGCGGACATTTTTCACCCGTGTTTGGGTATGAAAGGGTACCCACGCTCGCGGCCGTTTTAGCCCAAGCGCACCGTGATGCACTTCATATCAACCTTGAGATAAAAACCTACCCGGATAGCGATATTCCTGCCTTATGCCGCGCGATATTTGCTTGCTTGTCGGCAAGCCCTATCAGCACCGAGAAGGTATTAGTCTCGTCTTTTTCTCTTGAAGCACTCGCGATTGTTCGTGATGAAATGCCTGAGTTAGCGCGGGCGATTTTATGGGAAACGATCCCTGACAATTGGCATGAGTTTCGGGACTTAGCGACGTTTAGTATTCACTGCAACTATCGCCACCTCACGCAAGACAAAGCGAAATCCGTGAAAGAATCAGGTTTAGTATTGAAGTGTTATACCCCTAATGAGCCAGCTGAAGTTG
- the ugpA gene encoding sn-glycerol-3-phosphate ABC transporter permease UgpA — protein MSNKPTFNHCAFPILLLAPQLLITFIFFIWPAAQAVWQSTLLEDPFGLSTEFVGGENFTELLGDASYYRSFLTTLLFSFSVAGIALLSALVLAVMADRVIKGAAGYKTLLVWPYAVAPAVAGVLWLFMFNPTVGVLAHALKAMGLDWNPFIHSGDAMTMVIIAATWKQISYNFLFFLAGLQSIPRSLVEAAAIDGAGPVKRFFTIIFPLLSPTSFFLLVVNLVYAFFETFGVIHAMTQGGPGQSTTTLVYKVYADGFVGLNMGSSAAQSVVLMILVGALTVIQFKYVEKKVAY, from the coding sequence ATGTCCAATAAACCCACATTTAATCATTGTGCGTTTCCCATTTTACTACTCGCGCCTCAATTGCTGATCACCTTTATCTTTTTTATCTGGCCAGCGGCGCAGGCAGTATGGCAATCCACCTTGTTGGAAGATCCATTCGGTCTCAGTACCGAGTTTGTCGGTGGCGAAAACTTCACTGAGTTGCTGGGAGACGCCAGCTATTATCGCTCTTTTTTGACCACCTTATTATTTAGTTTTTCTGTTGCAGGCATCGCACTGCTATCGGCGCTTGTGCTTGCGGTGATGGCCGATCGAGTCATTAAAGGGGCGGCTGGCTATAAAACGCTATTGGTATGGCCCTACGCCGTCGCTCCCGCTGTCGCAGGGGTGCTGTGGTTATTCATGTTCAATCCCACTGTCGGTGTATTGGCCCATGCGCTAAAAGCCATGGGTTTAGACTGGAATCCGTTTATCCATTCTGGCGATGCCATGACCATGGTGATCATTGCCGCCACATGGAAGCAGATTAGCTACAACTTCCTCTTCTTCCTCGCCGGGCTACAATCCATCCCACGCTCTTTGGTGGAAGCGGCAGCCATTGACGGCGCAGGCCCGGTAAAACGCTTTTTTACCATCATTTTCCCATTGCTCTCTCCGACCTCTTTTTTCCTATTGGTCGTGAACTTGGTGTACGCCTTTTTCGAAACCTTTGGGGTGATTCATGCCATGACACAAGGTGGGCCTGGGCAATCCACCACGACGCTGGTTTATAAAGTGTATGCAGACGGTTTTGTCGGCCTCAATATGGGCTCATCCGCCGCGCAATCCGTGGTGTTGATGATCCTCGTGGGTGCATTAACCGTGATTCAGTTTAAATATGTTGAAAAGAAGGTGGCTTACTAA
- the ugpB gene encoding sn-glycerol-3-phosphate ABC transporter substrate-binding protein UgpB, whose translation MKTQRLTALSSALLLASFSANATTEIEWWHAMGGNLGEKVNEIAEKFNASQDDYSVKPVYKGNYTETMTGAVSAFRANKQPHIVQVFEVGTATMMSAKGAVYPVYELMENANVPFDQSDYLSSVTGYYSDEDGNMLSMPFNSSTPVLYYNKDLFAKAGVNPPKTWEEVEQVSEKLLANGAQCGFTTGWQSWVQIENLGARHNAPIATNDNGFSSVDNKMLINQSPFVDHIAKMADWQQAGIFEYGGRRSDSAPLFYSGECAMYMNSSASYAGVRESVKDFEFGVAKLPYWDKAVEQPRNTIIGGATLWVLQGHESEEYKGVAQFFSFLSQPEIQADWHQFTGYLPITHDAYELSKKQGFYAKNPGTDIAIKQMTEVEPTPASKGIRLGNFVQIRDVINEELETVWSGDQSAQEALDEAVERANGLLSKFAKANQ comes from the coding sequence ATGAAAACCCAACGCTTAACCGCGCTTTCTTCGGCCCTGTTGCTGGCCTCTTTTTCTGCCAACGCGACAACCGAAATCGAATGGTGGCACGCAATGGGCGGAAATCTTGGCGAAAAAGTGAATGAAATAGCCGAGAAGTTCAATGCCAGTCAGGATGACTATTCCGTCAAACCCGTCTACAAGGGTAACTACACCGAAACCATGACAGGCGCCGTATCGGCATTCCGCGCCAACAAGCAACCTCATATCGTCCAGGTGTTTGAAGTCGGCACCGCGACCATGATGTCAGCAAAAGGAGCGGTGTACCCTGTCTATGAGCTGATGGAAAATGCTAACGTCCCGTTTGACCAATCTGACTACCTCTCTTCTGTCACGGGTTATTATTCAGATGAAGATGGCAATATGCTGTCGATGCCGTTTAATAGCTCAACGCCCGTGCTGTATTACAACAAAGACCTATTTGCTAAAGCTGGCGTTAATCCTCCCAAAACCTGGGAAGAGGTTGAGCAAGTATCTGAGAAACTGCTTGCCAATGGTGCTCAGTGCGGCTTCACGACTGGTTGGCAATCTTGGGTACAAATTGAAAACCTCGGCGCTCGCCACAATGCCCCCATTGCCACCAATGACAATGGCTTTAGCAGTGTCGATAACAAGATGCTGATTAACCAGTCTCCGTTTGTGGATCACATTGCCAAAATGGCGGATTGGCAACAGGCTGGCATTTTTGAATATGGCGGTCGCCGCTCTGACAGTGCTCCGCTGTTCTACAGTGGTGAATGTGCCATGTATATGAACTCGTCAGCGTCTTATGCCGGTGTGCGTGAAAGCGTGAAAGATTTCGAGTTTGGTGTGGCGAAACTCCCTTACTGGGACAAAGCCGTTGAGCAGCCAAGAAATACCATCATCGGTGGCGCAACGCTTTGGGTTCTACAAGGCCACGAGTCAGAAGAGTATAAAGGCGTCGCCCAGTTCTTCTCCTTCTTGTCTCAACCTGAAATCCAAGCCGACTGGCACCAGTTCACCGGTTACTTACCCATTACCCACGACGCCTATGAGCTAAGCAAGAAGCAAGGCTTTTATGCCAAAAACCCAGGCACGGACATCGCAATTAAGCAGATGACCGAGGTCGAACCAACGCCTGCTTCGAAAGGGATCCGCTTAGGTAACTTCGTGCAAATCCGTGACGTGATTAACGAAGAGCTTGAGACTGTATGGTCCGGCGATCAATCGGCTCAAGAAGCGCTGGATGAAGCCGTTGAGCGCGCTAATGGCTTGCTTTCAAAGTTTGCGAAAGCTAATCAATAG
- a CDS encoding HAD family hydrolase, which yields MPNQCLPISSMHDHATRWRDVQWLFTDVDDTLTWQGELPWQTLKAMADLREAGIHVVPVTGACAGWGDHMINAWPVDTVISENGGVILWQENGQRFTKINQAARQQQAALVDWVNRLLQRYPDRALAADQPYRLCEVAVDIGQHTSRASTDEINALLAEFHGQGINATASSIHINAWFGTHSKRRAAQAWLERYNVTGGQAQQRAAFIGDSPNDSDMFAHFPLSVGVANIAPHLPALTTAPTWITDAPGGFGFAEFTRQWLSVLSNQQGMSRAN from the coding sequence ATGCCGAATCAGTGTTTGCCCATCTCGTCAATGCATGATCACGCCACACGCTGGCGTGACGTGCAATGGCTATTTACTGACGTGGATGACACCTTGACATGGCAAGGTGAGCTGCCCTGGCAAACACTGAAGGCGATGGCCGATCTCCGTGAAGCCGGCATTCACGTTGTCCCTGTTACTGGCGCGTGCGCCGGCTGGGGCGATCACATGATTAACGCGTGGCCCGTTGATACGGTGATCAGCGAAAACGGTGGGGTGATCCTATGGCAAGAAAACGGTCAGCGCTTCACGAAAATCAATCAAGCCGCCCGCCAACAACAAGCCGCCCTCGTCGACTGGGTAAACCGCTTACTTCAGCGCTATCCAGATCGCGCACTTGCTGCGGATCAGCCTTATCGCCTTTGTGAAGTAGCGGTTGATATTGGCCAGCATACGTCACGTGCATCCACAGATGAGATCAATGCATTGCTCGCCGAGTTTCATGGACAGGGTATTAATGCAACAGCCAGCTCGATTCACATTAATGCTTGGTTCGGTACCCATAGTAAGCGACGCGCAGCGCAAGCATGGTTAGAGCGTTACAATGTCACCGGTGGGCAGGCTCAGCAACGCGCGGCGTTTATTGGCGATTCACCGAACGACAGTGACATGTTTGCCCACTTTCCTCTGAGCGTCGGCGTTGCGAATATTGCTCCTCACCTTCCAGCATTGACCACCGCGCCAACTTGGATCACGGATGCGCCGGGAGGGTTTGGTTTTGCCGAATTTACCCGCCAGTGGCTGTCGGTATTGTCGAACCAGCAAGGCATGTCACGCGCTAACTGA
- the panP gene encoding pyridoxal-dependent aspartate 1-decarboxylase PanP: MATHNKAADATPETLHRIFTVPEAPDSTLSQIEQAISQNLNRFLQNHITATERSLADIERDFSDPAIPEDPSFVSDHTQFLLEKLVAQSVHTASPRFIGHMTSALPYFLMPLSKIMIGLNQNTVKIETSKAFTPLERQVLGMLHNLIYQQDDAFYQSWMHSANHSLGAFCSGGTVANITALWVARNNVLKPDGEFPGINKAGLFGAMRHYGYRDLAILVSERGHYSLGKAADVLGIGRDQLISVPADSQNRICIDALEDTISQLNRDNIKPVAIVGVAGTTETGSIDPLNALADIAEREGIHFHVDAAWGGATLMSNNQRHKLSGIERADSVTIDAHKQLYVPMGAGMVLFKDPSVVASIEHHAEYILRKGAKDLGSHTLEGSRSGMAMLVFACMNIISRRGYELLIDQSIDKAATFADMITAHSDFELISVPELCLLTYRFVPAKVQTALAVASEEQVELMHNLLNDLTKFIQKRQRESGKTFVSRTRLTPEQWQRRTTTVFRVVLANPLTTTDILQEVLAEQGEIAKESEFAYPRLMTLAESILKA, encoded by the coding sequence ATGGCAACACACAATAAAGCCGCGGACGCCACACCGGAAACCTTGCACCGGATTTTTACTGTCCCCGAAGCCCCAGATTCAACGCTCAGCCAAATTGAGCAAGCGATCTCTCAGAATCTAAACCGGTTTTTACAAAACCATATTACTGCCACCGAGCGATCGCTCGCTGATATTGAGCGCGATTTTAGCGACCCGGCCATCCCTGAAGATCCCAGTTTTGTCTCTGATCATACGCAGTTTCTGCTCGAGAAACTCGTTGCTCAATCAGTACATACCGCTTCACCGCGATTTATCGGCCACATGACCTCTGCACTGCCCTATTTTTTGATGCCACTGTCTAAAATCATGATTGGCCTCAACCAAAATACGGTCAAAATTGAAACCTCTAAAGCGTTTACACCGCTTGAGCGGCAAGTGCTTGGCATGTTGCATAACCTGATTTATCAGCAAGACGACGCCTTCTATCAGAGTTGGATGCACAGCGCCAACCATTCACTCGGTGCTTTTTGCTCAGGTGGCACAGTGGCGAATATCACCGCTTTATGGGTCGCGCGAAATAACGTCCTCAAGCCTGACGGAGAGTTTCCTGGCATCAACAAGGCTGGCTTGTTTGGCGCGATGCGCCACTACGGCTATCGCGACCTCGCTATTTTGGTGTCAGAGCGTGGTCATTATTCACTGGGTAAGGCGGCTGATGTGCTGGGTATTGGTCGCGACCAACTGATCTCGGTGCCTGCGGATAGCCAAAATCGCATATGTATTGATGCACTTGAAGACACCATTTCGCAACTGAATCGAGACAATATTAAGCCGGTCGCCATCGTGGGTGTCGCGGGCACCACAGAAACCGGCAGTATCGACCCACTCAACGCATTGGCGGATATTGCGGAGCGTGAGGGCATTCACTTCCACGTTGACGCCGCGTGGGGCGGCGCGACGTTAATGTCGAATAACCAGCGACATAAACTGAGTGGGATTGAACGTGCCGACTCTGTCACCATTGATGCGCACAAACAGCTTTATGTCCCGATGGGCGCGGGGATGGTGCTGTTTAAAGATCCGTCCGTGGTCGCATCCATCGAGCACCACGCCGAGTATATTCTCCGTAAAGGAGCAAAAGATCTGGGCAGTCACACACTCGAGGGCTCTCGTAGTGGCATGGCAATGTTGGTGTTTGCTTGTATGAACATTATCTCTCGCCGCGGTTATGAGTTGTTGATTGATCAAAGTATTGATAAAGCGGCGACGTTTGCAGACATGATCACTGCCCATTCAGATTTTGAGCTAATCTCGGTACCCGAGTTGTGCCTACTCACCTACCGCTTTGTCCCTGCCAAAGTACAAACCGCACTGGCTGTGGCCAGTGAAGAGCAAGTTGAGTTGATGCATAATTTGCTTAACGACTTAACCAAGTTTATTCAAAAGCGCCAGCGCGAATCAGGCAAAACCTTTGTCTCCCGCACGCGTCTCACCCCAGAACAATGGCAACGACGCACCACCACGGTTTTCCGTGTCGTGTTGGCCAATCCGCTCACCACCACGGATATTTTGCAAGAAGTGTTGGCGGAACAGGGTGAAATCGCCAAAGAAAGCGAGTTTGCCTACCCACGCCTGATGACCCTGGCAGAGAGTATTCTCAAAGCCTAA